The proteins below come from a single Papaver somniferum cultivar HN1 chromosome 11, ASM357369v1, whole genome shotgun sequence genomic window:
- the LOC113324253 gene encoding F-box/kelch-repeat protein At3g23880-like, whose amino-acid sequence MRLPVKSILRFKCVCKSWRRLLDDINFCKRHCDAQKKSNNPIKILACKGNVLYSIDAYKYNSILSGAVEIVDYPFYNKKKYNKKYEAALGILGSCSGLVCIRPQPNLICFWNPSTKQHKIVHKLQLVHENQQPQTPLSWCIYGFGYDPKTQDYKLVMFESFIDRTRGTQIKVYSLASNSWGTALHNIPYRIPCRSQPTPLYFNGALHWLTDESKVLISFDLGDETIREVRGPIGNNFINDNSYRKYVDVLGGCLCITCIIPGVRGDVWVMKEYGVTESWSKEFTVPQRAINFAHFRPLEYVRNGEQFLLSVRLRNTSSSNVLVCYNPKRNRAETLKIHNSTDPKWLFAYIYEESLFSACCKQNSVGILHFLEDDLVKQEEALMSKHDHKRRKIAS is encoded by the coding sequence ATGAGACTACCAGTGAAATCCATTTTGAGATTTAAGTGCGTGTGCAAATCATGGCGTCGCCTATTGGATGACATAAACTTCTGCAAGAGGCACTGTGATGCACAGAAGAAGAGTAATAATCCGATTAAGATTCTTGCTTGTAAGGGAAACGTTCTGTATTCCATAGATGCTTATAAGTATAACTCAATACTATCTGGGGCTGTTGAGATTGTCGATTACCCTTTCTACAATAAAAAGAAGTATAATAAGAAGTATGAGGCTGCCCTCGGTATTCTGGGTTCTTGTAGTGGCTTAGTTTGCATACGTCCACAGCCAAACCTAATTTGCTTTTGGAATCCGTCTACTAAACAACACAAGATTGTACACAAGCTACAACTGGttcatgaaaatcaacaaccccaAACACCACTCTCCTGGTGTATATATGGATTCGGTTATGACCCCAAGACTCAGGATTACAAGTTGGTCATGTTTGAAAGCTTTATTGATAGAACTCGTGGCACTCAAATCAAGGTCTATTCATTAGCATCAAATTCATGGGGTACTGCTCTGCATAACATTCCTTATAGAATCCCTTGCCGATCACAGCCAACACCATTGTACTTCAAcggagctcttcattggttaaCAGACGAGTCCAAagttttaatttcttttgatCTTGGAGACGAGACAATCCGTGAAGTTCGGGGGCCAATTGGGAATAACTTTATCAATGACAACAGCTATCGCAAATATGTAGACGTGTTGGGAGGGTGTCTTTGCATCACATGTATCATCCCGGGGGTTCGCGGAGATGTATGGGTTATGAAGGAGTATGGAGTGACAGAATCTTGGTCTAAAGAATTCACCGTTCCTCAGCGAGCAATAAATTTTGCCCACTTCAGGCCGTTGGAGTATGTACGAAATGGAGAACAATTTCTGCTAAGTGTTCGATTACGAAATACAAGTAGCAGCAATGTCTTAGTTTGCTATAATCCAAAGCGTAATAGGGCAGAAACTCTAAAGATCCATAACAGTACTGACCCGAAATGGTTGTTTGCCTATATTTATGAGGAGAGTTTATTTTCTGCATGCTGTAAGCAGAATTCAGTTGGTATTCTCCATTTTTTGGAGGATGATCTAGTCAAACAAGAAGAAGCATTGATGTCAAAACATGATCACAAAAGAAGAAAGATTGCAAGTTGA